A stretch of the Vanacampus margaritifer isolate UIUO_Vmar chromosome 6, RoL_Vmar_1.0, whole genome shotgun sequence genome encodes the following:
- the cep290 gene encoding centrosomal protein of 290 kDa isoform X2, which yields MAVTVTLEWDEMRRIEPQSLHECDRDELDEMVTRLTSTDEFGVERQAQEEIVHVLRVFQALLKMKHQEASLAEQLIEEQEKNENKLQAKMLRLEEDLKYAKSADGGSGTDNRFLRNEIRQLETQLEQKEKEVTHLKREMGGSKKTIEELVLRAEAAEDETKTLKRENTQLQRDVDFYHGELERKESDASKEENAETQRKLSSANRQLSQCLDDLQQAEDEISRLKEDNLHMQKCVMESAKEMEKMSDEYNQIKIAVHQCDSLTDQLKKDRDRAELQVKELTQKINYMTEEDDPIIAAVDAKVDQWKKVLSEKDEEISVYQQMIRDLQHKLRVAQLDLDRSNIIALQQAVEERDDQIKNLREQVEQFTGEMEKQTLLMEGLKVPKKEGGALLQQRKMEELTSKLDAAEMRAAEAVEALRRAEAHAEEKDQELIEASKRLREYERGTYGLEEAISENKECKSQIQRRDLEIESVTKEINQAYMTINQLTEENEDFRERLGYEPKQEVDLGEFRRARDLKQRQYKAENQILAKEIERLEEERLEMKKQVRLLAKQRGLPPSILMEDDVSQTTRRLTTCTDEELRAKNEQLEEEVKMHKRQMERHKTELELKFEQLSKEKGDVEATLKDVLQALKAKETSPSDADSGISGLVDVKNVMGKHLTSDLKSQFHELVGRNEELRRELKSIRKEATGSIAQLAAAKERMSHLEDKLEDLKKSGGGLFQPLTLPEGLETSSMEVINSLNEYVIRLLQEFQNQENTRDKLMANLEEYKEKFAIINHKQGLLYEEYLSEKSQWEKEKEALTSTRTKLEEKQQLDSVKLQQFSELLEALEKDPEEVKRHLSESLRKLTMSKVNEQKLARRCTTLMEQEQHLRKENGRLRDADVQMQTAVTERIGYLLRYKEAAAYRMAALQKALDDSVPASDLEKANRQYTELTVKYRDVLQRDGLLVKRTTNLEDLESENASLRGHMAAINKELEITKEKLHTLEHAWENARLEMGEGDVEKDPGEGASAARRMATLEMKELNERQRAEHAAAMYERLRNSLSKVEERNSELEAKFAEMTKMNVEAQHVERELRDELADCVTKAASDADRARIGQLEAVEAQLRSELSKLREVSDIAMKQASVFQARQHSKDKEVESLKRQILDYQSQSDEKALVAKLHQHIVALQLSESDALAKLSTFATHNRQLEALLRRAEQRLDTGERTLFLAHQEASSRCRRLRQTVQSLRRQFAGALPLQQQEKFSSTLVGLQEERAKACHERRRAEEERRMAEGRAEELELRLGGLEELCATLKDAKGAQKVREWHKRMEEAHLQELRKSREVTMQKEEIRYLKNLLEEQERNIHSLGEEIVQQNMIQEERQLAWDQRELELERQLDQHENHQEIQGGTEKVDSPSYLPDTNLPLAQQLEFAMRKISEQVDAISNMQAAGTRLDEKLKKKEADLRKSEQNVASRDKVINELRLRLPSVVASGGHLLADTSERDGEALKLVHKTIKDLQGRLDKKDGVLKKYQNQLTQAVKDQEELIKRHEEELRMLYQKLDSNDDSTLDRLKQQAAEMMKKPSIVVPTSKHLDRMAELEQTVIEQDMSLISVTNKMKMAAVELEELKMAMDTQANKHADDMTRLKESHVVEVEDLALETKNQKREITELKKEIDSLQNELESQKEANVLSPSNTMKNLVERLRLQLVHKEKQIKALSKVLLELRTQMTSAAEQQVLANAVQTEEKLNVQKLVDKHTKELKAHVLELNNELQMAKESAKKNENSLRKEVDNLNQELQKSQNHQRTLQAKKVAGEQEIQELQKQVKRLSSCIQNQPVLDAKGPTIEKLQKKIRKLESDLEKSAEIQRVNQGKSKEEILLWEEGKKWQSKLEKVKNALKDKEQENNSLSKQLSAIKDLYSRLERERSVLQRKTKARGVTADQVAGARRDELDKDLEELMKKNAELETQLIATKQQQALMRDAAVEDLTRRNHHLEERLRAVENQTSPSRPPSDSSNVKGKNLQAFKGMTFDVDNRQWEVIAEHQADESRCCSMSPQVNTKTPDKTECETDAEENTTNIEAAKKQTGEQNDVEDADEMEAKGSKGNSVIQDGSEIAEPGSEGCESVSSAQGSEIKNNINKDDFAGQESDKDEGEPGAEKPERTDQDEMSTRKVTAHILDMTEYDKASQNLDSTIRKQMDDAVLKPESSSQIHQKASEKDAVTPGDMDLKKENLKLASENLELRLQLAQANIDLPRLKSKVADQEEMFGVLKKERADLQKRLANTKAGYNGKTVPELEKTIHLMKKVVERLQKENEALKKTATIKSQDKTLEQEHKMLQAEYDKVKREHEAEVRKLESKCRGLEKIVMENERLRKQLKREVEAAEKLRVSKTTIELGCEKLEVELEETKQRLRDALSRPAIEVTGGKAAKVSVVTRMFENKMKELEKELSMKTSSLAELKHKLKEANLREETAQNRIRRLEDHVDKLVHSSPHTEADVSKQMSDLRKENAEFKKRLDDYTEQHSGVSKHDTDNRKLKGLLKLAEVEKSKLESKVQQLKDELGKLDAAFFDEIEDLKYNYNVEVKKNVVLEAQLRKSCDRTSRATLS from the exons ATGGCCGTGACTGTTACTCTCGAGTGGGATGAGATGAGGAGGATCGAACCGCAGAGCCTCCACGAATGTGACAGAGATGAATTGGACGAAATGGTCACGCGGCTCACATCG ACGGACGAGTTTGGGGTGGAGCGTCAAGCTCAGGAAGAAATCGTCCACGTGCTGCGAGTGTTTCAGGCCCTGCTCAAG ATGAAACATCAGGAAGCATCTCTTGCTGAGCAGTTGATagaagaacaagaaaaaaatg AAAATAAACTTCAAGCCAAGATGTTGAGACTGGAGGAAGACCTCAAG TACGCCAAGAGTGCTGATGGTGGCAGCGGGACAGACAACCGCTTCTTGAGGAATGAAATCCGTCAGCTGGAGACACAACTGGAACAGAAGGAAAAGGAGGTGACGCACTTGAAGAGGGAGATGGGAGGAAGCAAGAAGACCATCGAGGAG TTGGTCCTGCGAGCAGAAGCGGCTGAAGACGAGACAAAGACATTGAAAAGAGAA AACACGCAGCTCCAGCGGGATGTGGACTTTTATCATGGAGAGTTGGAGCGAAAGGAGTCAGATGCGTCCAAAGAGGAGAATGCCGAAACTCAGAGGAAGCTCAGCTCAGCCAACCGCCAGCTTTCCCAGTGCCTGGACGACTTGCAG CAAGCAGAGGACGAGATCTCACGGCTGAAGGAAGACAACCTCCACATGCAGAAATGTGTGATGGAGTCAGCCAAGGAGATGGAAAAGATGAGTGATGAATACAACCAGATCAAAATAGCCGTCCATCAGTGCGACTCCTTGACAGACCAACTTAAAAAAGACAGAGATCGCGCTGAGCTGCAG GTCAAGGAACTGACACAGAAGATTAACTACATGACAGAAGAGGACGACCCCATTATTGCTGCAGTGGATGCTAAAGTGGACCAATGGAAG AAAGTGCTCTCTGAAAAGGACGAGGAGATTTCAGTGTATCAGCAGATGATTCGTGACCTTCAGCACAAGTTGCGTGTGGCCCAGTTGGACTTGGACAGAAGCAACATTATAGCCTTGCAGCAG GCCGTAGAGGAGCGAGATGATCAGATAAAGAACTTGAGAGAGCAAGTGGAGCAGTTTACAGGCGAAATGGAGAAACAGACACTGCTCATGGAGGGTCTGAAGGTGCCCAAAAAGGAAGGTGGAG CACTGCTGCAGCAGAGAAAGATGGAGGAGCTCACATCCAAGCTGGATGCTGCTGAGATGAGAGCAGCAGAAGCGGTGGAGGCTTTGAGACGAGCTGAAGCTCACGCCGAGGAAAAAGACCAAGAGCTAATCGAGGCCTCGAAGCGCCTGAGGGAGTACGAGCGT GGCACGTACGGCCTGGAAGAAGCCATCAGCGAGAACAAGGAGTGTAAAAGTCAAATCCAAAGGAGAGATTTGGAAATAGAATCCGTGACCAAAGAAATCAACCAAGCGTACATGACAATCAACCAGCTCACAGAGGAAAATGAGGACTTCCGGGAAAGACTGG GCTATGAGCCCAAACAAGAAGTGGACCTGGGCGAGTTCAGACGAGCTAGAGACCTTAAGCAACGGCAATACAAAGCCGAAAATCAAATACTCGCTAAAGAG ATTGAACGTCTTGAAGAGGAACGACTGGAGATGAAGAAACAAGTCAGACTCCTGGCCAAACAGAGAG ggcTGCCACCATCCATCTTGATGGAGGACGATGTCTCACAAACCACAAGAAGGCTGACAACTTGCACAGATGAAGAGCTCCGAGCCAAG AATGAACAGCTGGAGGAAGAAGTCAAAATGCATAAGAGACAAATGGAGAGGCACAAGACTGAGTTGGAACTCAAGT TTGAGCAGCTTTCCAAGGAGAAAGGAGATGTGGAGGCTACACTCAAGGACGTCCTCCAGGCTTTGAAGGCCAAGGAGACCAGTCCATCTGACGCCGACTCTGGTATTTCCGGTCTAGTGGAT GTAAAGAATGTCATGGGAAAGCATCTGACTTCAGACCTCAAATCTCAATTCCACGAGCTAGTGGGCAGAAATGAGGAGCTGCGCCGAGAACTGAAGTCCATCCGCAAGGAAGCGACTGGCAGCATCGCTCAACTCGCCGCCGCAAAAGAGAGG ATGAGTCACCTGGAAGACAAGCTGGAGGATCTCAAGAAGTCGGGCGGCGGCCTCTTCCAGCCACTGACCCTCCCTGAGGGTCTGGAAACCAGCAGCATGGAGGTCATCAACTCTTTGAACGAGTATGTCATTCGGCTGCTTCAG GAATTCCAGAACCAGGAGAATACACGGGACAAGCTGATGGCAAACCTGGAAGAATACAAAGAAAAGTTTGCCATTATTAACCACAAGCAAGGTCTTCTGTATGAGGAATATCTCAG TGAGAAGTCGCAATGGGAGAAGGAGAAAGAAGCTTTAACAAGCACAAGAACCAAACTTGAGGAAAAGCAGCAGTTGGACTCTGTAAAACTCCAGCAATTTAGT GAACTACTAGAAGCCCTTGAGAAGGACCCTGAGGAAGTCAAGCGGCATCTGAGTGAGTCACTGCGCAAGCTGACCATGTCCAAAGTCAACGAGCAGAAGTTAGCTCGACGCTGCACCACCCTGATGGAGCAGGAGCAACACCTGCGCAAGGAAAATGGCCGGCTGAGGGACGCCGATGTTCAAATGCAGACTGCTGTCACGGAGAGGATCGGCTACCTGCTCAGATACAAG GAAGCTGCAGCGTACAGGATGGCGGCTCTGCAGAAGGCCTTGGACGACAGCGTGCCGGCGTCGGACCTGGAGAAGGCCAACAGGCAGTACACGGAGCTCACCGTCAAATACAGAGACGTGCTACAGAGAGACGGACTGCTCGTCAAGAGGACCACAAACTTGGAAGATTTGGAG AGTGAGAATGCATCTCTACGAGGACACATGGCCGCTATCAACAAGGAGCTGGAGATCACCAAGGAAAAGCTGCACACGCTGGAGCACGCGTGGGAGAACGCGAGATTGGAAATGGGTGAGGGCGATGTGGAGAAGGACCCCGGTGAGGGAGCATCGGCCGCCCGTAGGATGGCCACGCTGGAGATGAAGGAGCTGAACGAGCGTCAAAGGGCGGAGCACGCCGCCGCCATGTATGAACGGCTGAGGAACTCACTCAGCAAGGTGGAGGAGCGCAACAGTGAGCTGGAGGCCAAGTTTGCTGAG ATGACCAAAATGAACGTGGAGGCACAACATGTGGAGCGAGAGCTGAGGGACGAGCTTGCTGACTGCGTCACAAAAGCAGCCAGCGATGCTGACCGGGCAAGGATCGGACAGCTGGAGGCCGTCGAGGCACAACTGCGCTCCGAGCTTTCAAA GCTTCGGGAGGTTTCCGACATTGCCATGAAACAAGCCTCAGTTTTCCAGGCCAGACAACATTCTAAAGACAAGGAGGTGGAATCTTTGAAGAGGCAAATTTTAGACTACCAG TCTCAATCGGACGAGAAAGCCCTGGTGGCCAAGCTCCACCAACACATCGTGGCTCTACAGCTCAGCGAGTCAGACGCCTTGGCTAAGCTGTCCACTTTCGCGACCCACAACCGCCAGTTGGAGGCCCTCCTGCGGCGCGCCGAGCAGCGTCTGGACACCGGCGAGCGAACGCTGTTCCTGGCCCACCAGGAGGCCAGCAGCCGGTGCCGGCGTCTGCGGCAGACGGTACAGTCGCTGCGGCGGCAGTTTGCTGGCGCGCTGCCACTGCAGCAGCAGGAGAAGTTTTCATCCACCCTGGTAGGGCTCCAGGAGGAGAGGGCAAAGGCGTGCCATGAGAGGAGGAGGGCAGAGGAGGAGCGCAGGATGGCGGAGGGCCGGGCGGAGGAGCTGGAGTTGAGGCTCGGAGGCCTGGAGGAGCTTTGCGCCACGTTGAAGGATGCCAAAGGGGCCCAGAAG GTACGCGAGTGGCACAAGAGAATGGAAGAGGCCCATCTGCAGGAGCTGAGGAAAAGCAGGGAGGTGACAATGCAGAAGGAGGAGATCCGGTACCTGAAGAACCTACTAGAGGAACAGGAGAGAAACATCCACTCACTCGGCGAGGAGATTGTGCAGCAAAATATG ATTCAAGAAGAGCGCCAGCTTGCGTGGGACCAGCGAGAGTTGGAATTGGAGCGTCAGCTGGACCAGCACGAAAACCACCAGGAGATACAGGGAGGCACTGAAAAG GTAGATTCCCCCAGCTACCTCCCAGACACAAATCTACCTCTCGCTCAACAACTCGAATTTGCCATGAGAAAAATCAGCGAGCAAGTTGATGCCATCTCGAACATGCAGGCCGCTGGCACACGTTTGGATGAG AAACTGAAGAAGAAGGAAGCAGATTTGAGAAAGTCCGAACAGAACGTGGCATCCAGGGATAAAGTCATCAATGAGCTGCGTCTCCGCCTACCGAGCGTTGTCGCTAGTGGTGGGCATCTACTGGCGGACACTTCTGAGCGTGACGGAGAAGCACTCAAACTGGTGCACAAGACCATCAAAGACCTCCAAGGACGACTGGACAAGAAAGATGGTGTGCTCAAGAAGTACCAGAACCAGCTGACACAAGCTGTAAAG GATCAAGAGGAGCTGATCAAAAGGCACGAAGAGGAGCTGAGGATGCTTTATCAGAAGCTAGATTCCAACGATGACTCCACCCTGGACCGCCTCAAACAGCAGGCAGCG GAGATGATGAAAAAGCCCAGCATCGTAGTGCCTACCTCCAAACACTTGGACCGCATGGCTGAGTTGGAGCAGACTGTGATCGAGCAGGACATGTCGCTCATATCAGTCACAAATAAGATGAAGATGGCCGCCGTGGAGTTGGAGGAATTGAAGATGGCCATGGATACGCAGGCCAACAAACACGCCGATGACATGACCAG GTTGAAGGAGTCTCATGTTGTAGAGGTGGAAGATCTGGCCTTGGAGACCAAAAACCAGAAGAGAGAAATAACAGAGCTGAAGAAGGAGATTGACTCCCTCCAGAACGAGCTGGAGAGTCAAAAGGAGGCCAACGTTCTGTCCCCAAGCAACACCATGAAAAACTTGGTGGAACGCCTAAGGCTTCAGCTGGTCCACAAGGAGAAGCAGATCAAG GCTCTCAGCAAAGTTCTCTTAGAACTGCGGACTCAGATGACGTCTGCTGCTGAACAACAAGTCTTGGCCAACGCCGTACAGACCGAGGAGAAGCTCAATGTACAGAAGTTAGTCGACAAGCACACCAAAGAACTGAAG GCTCATGTGCTAGAGCTCAACAATGAGCTACAAATGGCAAAGGAATCAGCCAAGAAAAACGAGAACAGCCTCAGAAAGGAGGTGGACAATCTGAACCAAGAGCTCCAGAAGAGCCAGAACCATCAGAGGACCCTTCAAGCGAAGAAAGTGGCTGGAGAACAGGAAATACAGGAACTCCAGAAGCAAGTCAAGAGGCTCAGCAGCTGCATTcag AATCAACCTGTGCTGGACGCGAAGGGGCCAACCATTGAGAAACTGCAGAAAAAGATCAGGAAGTTGGAGTCAGACTTGGAGAAGAGTGCTGAAATCCAGAGAGTCAATCAGGGAAAG AGCAAAGAGGAAATACTGCTGTGGGAGGAGGGTAAGAAGTGGCAGTCCAAGCTTGAGAAGGTGAAAAATGCGTTGAAGGACAAGGAACAAGAAAATAACTCGCTGTCCAAACAGCTGAGCGCCATAAAAGACCTCTACAGCAG ACTAGAGCGAGAAAGGAGCGTGCTGCAGAGAAAAACAAAGGCTCGAGGAGTGACAGCAGACCAGGTGGCGGGAGCGAGACGAGATGAGCTGGACAAGGACCTCGAGGAGCTGATGAAAAAGAATGCAGAGCTGGAGACTCAGCTGATTGCCACAAA GCAGCAGCAGGCTCTAATGCGTGACGCCGCAGTGGAAGATCTGACTCGGAGGAACCACCATCTGGAGGAAAGACTGCGAGCCGTAGAGAACCAGACATCTCCCTCAAGACCGCCT TCGGATTCGTCCAATGTAAAGGGGAAAAACTTGCAGGCTTTCAAAGGTATGACTTTTGATGTTGACAACCGGCAATGGGAAGTGATTGCAGAGCACCAAGCAGATGAATCACGGTGCTGCTCCATGAGCCCCCAAGTCAACACGAAAACCCCTGACAAGACTGAGTGTGAAACCGACGCTGAAGAAAACACTACTAACATTGAGGCAGCCAAAAAGCAGACAGGAGAACAAAACGATGTAGAGGACGCAGATGAGATGGAAGCAAAGGGAAGTAAAGGGAATTCTGTCATACAAGATGGTTCGGAAATTGCAGAGCCTGGATCTGAAGGTTGTGAATCAGTGTCCTCTGCACAAGGaagtgaaattaaaaacaatataaataaagatgacttcgCTGGTCAAGAAAGTGATAAAGATGAAGGGGAACCAGGTGCAGAAAAGCCTGAGAGGACAGACCAAGATGAAATGTCTACAAGGAAGGTAACGGCACATATTCTAGATATGACTGAATATGACAAAGCAAGCCAAAACCTCGACAGCACTATCAGGAAGCAAATGGATGATGCTGTGCTAAAGCCAGAAAGCAGTTCGCAAATACATCAGAAG GCATCAGAGAAAGATGCAGTGACACCGGGAGACATGGACCTCAAGAAGGAAAATCTCAAACTGGCTTCAGAGAATCTGGAGCTCCGTCTCCAACTGGCACAGGCCAACATCGACCTGCCAAGGCTGAAG AGTAAAGTTGCAGACCAAGAAGAGATGTTCGGCGTTTTAAAAAAGGAACGTGCCGATTTGCAGAAGAGGCTGGCCAATACCAAG GCCGGCTACAACGGCAAAACTGTACCTGAACTCGAGAAAACCATTCACTTGATGAAAAAGGTGGTGGAGAggttacaaaaggaaaatgagGCACTAAAGAAAACCGCCACAATAAAGAGTCAAGACAAGACTTTGGAGCAAGAACACAAAATGCTACAG GCCGAATACGACAAAGTAAAGCGTGAACATGAAGCAGAGGTTCGCAAATTGGAATCTAAATGCAGAGGCCTGGAGAAGATAGTGATGGAGAATGAACGTCTGCGGAAGCAACTTAAAAGG GAAGTGGAGGCCGCAGAGAAGCTGCGAGTGTCCAAGACCACCATAGAGCTGGGCTGCGAGAAGCTGGAGGTCGAGCTGGAGGAAACCAAGCAAAGACTCCGAGACGCACTGTCGAGACCCGCCATAGAAGTAACTGGCGGCAAGGCCGCCAAGGTGTCTGTGGTGACTCG AATGTTCGAGAACAAGATGAAGGAGCTTGAGAAGGAACTCTCAATGAAAACCTCAAGCCTAGCTGAACTTAAACACAAGTTGAAGGAGGCAAATTTACGTGAAGAGACGGCGCAGAACCGCATCCGGCGACTTGAAGATCAT GTTGACAAATTGGTTCACAGTAGTCCACATACAGAAGCAGATGTCTCCAAGCAAATGAG TGATTTGAGGAAAGAGAACgcagagtttaaaaaaagactgGATGATTACACCGAGCAGCACAGTGGGGTATCCAAACACGACACAG ATAACAGGAAGCTGAAAGGTCTTCTTAAGTTGGCGGAGGTGGAGAAAAGCAAACTGGAATCCAAAGTCCAACAGCTGAAGGACGAATTGGGCAAGTTGGACGCCGCCTTCTTCGATGAGATCGAGGACTTGAAGTACAACTATAATGTGGAGGTGAAGAAGAACGTCGTGCTGGAGGCGCAGCTCAGGAAATCGTGTGATCGCACCTCAAGAGCTACCCTCAGTTGA